From one Lycium ferocissimum isolate CSIRO_LF1 chromosome 5, AGI_CSIRO_Lferr_CH_V1, whole genome shotgun sequence genomic stretch:
- the LOC132055768 gene encoding protein SPIRAL1-like 1 isoform X2: MGRGVSSGGGQSSLGYLFGDGEAPKPTTNKVAAPPTTSDPQKPTATEPAPNVNNQVPAGIQQGRNANNYFRADGQNTGNFLTDRPSTKVHAAPGGGSSLGYLFGDV; this comes from the exons ATGGGTCGTGGAGTCAGCAGTGGTGGAGGACAGAGTTCCCTGGGTTACCTCTTTGGAGATGGTGAGGCTCCTAAACCTACTACCAACAAGGTAGCAGCTCCACCTACTACAAGCGATCCACAGAAGCCTACTGCAACTGAACCAGCTCCAAATGTTAATAATCAGGTTCCAGCTGGCATTCAGCAGGGGCGCAATGCCAATAACTATTTCCGTGCAGATGGACAAAACACTGGGAATTTCCTCACG GATCGCCCATCTACCAAAGTGCATGCTGCTCCAGGTGGTGGATCTTCTCTGGGTTACCTGTTTGGCGA TGTGTAG
- the LOC132055768 gene encoding protein SPIRAL1-like 1 isoform X1, with the protein MGRGVSSGGGQSSLGYLFGDGEAPKPTTNKVAAPPTTSDPQKPTATEPAPNVNNQVPAGIQQGRNANNYFRADGQNTGNFLTDRPSTKVHAAPGGGSSLGYLFGDGKN; encoded by the exons ATGGGTCGTGGAGTCAGCAGTGGTGGAGGACAGAGTTCCCTGGGTTACCTCTTTGGAGATGGTGAGGCTCCTAAACCTACTACCAACAAGGTAGCAGCTCCACCTACTACAAGCGATCCACAGAAGCCTACTGCAACTGAACCAGCTCCAAATGTTAATAATCAGGTTCCAGCTGGCATTCAGCAGGGGCGCAATGCCAATAACTATTTCCGTGCAGATGGACAAAACACTGGGAATTTCCTCACG GATCGCCCATCTACCAAAGTGCATGCTGCTCCAGGTGGTGGATCTTCTCTGGGTTACCTGTTTGGCGATGGCAAGAACTAG